The Paenibacillus polymyxa M1 DNA segment TGTTGCCAAGTAAGAACTGCTTTTCAAAACCATTGCTGACCAGATGCCCAATCGCCATAATAAACAGAATGGCGATTGTCGAGCGGATACCCGGCAGTGTAATATGCCACATCTGTCTCCAGCGGCTGGCCCCATCCACACGCGATGCTTCATACTGTTCCTGGTCAATTCCTGTGATGGCGGCTAAATAAATAATCGTATTCCAACCCGTCTCTTTCCATATGTCGGAAGCGGTTACAATGTACCAAAACCAACTCCCCTTGGCCATGAACTGAATCGGTTCATCCACAATATGAAGCGCTACCAATATATCGTTAACAATCCCTCCGTCAATGGACAGCATTTTCGTCACCAATCCGGCCACAACTACCCAGGATACAAAATGCGGGAGGTAGGATACTGTCTGCACAACTCGCTTGAACAGCATACCACGCAACTCATTTAGCAGAATTGCAAAAAAGATCGGTACAACAAAACCAAAAACAATACCCATCAGGCTCATCGCCAGCGTATTGCGTAATACCAGATAAAAACGTTCATCCTGAAAAAGCTCAATAAAGTTGTCCAACCCTACCCACTTTTGATCCCAAAACGATTTGGCTGGCTTATAATTTTGAAACGCCATTGTCCAGCCCCATAGTGGAAAATAACTGAAAACAAACACCCATATGACGAAAGGAATGGACATAAAGTAAAGATACTTTTGCTGTTTCACGCTGTTCCACAGGCCTTTTTCACCGCGTTCGGGCTTCGATCCGCGAGCCTTACGCGGTCTTCCACGATTGGATTCAGGAATCGTAGTATCAGCGCTGGAAGCGGTTTCAGTTGAAGATCCCATAACAAGCTCCTCCTCATCTCTAGATACTATTATCATACTTTGCTGGCTCAGAAGCGGGTACCCGACGAATTAGGAGAAAAATCAGTTCAAAATTAGATATATGGGGAGTGGATTAAGATTTACATTGAAGCCACTACGCATGCGGATGGTGCTTCCCATCGCTGTTGTCCCCGGATTTCTTGGATAAGCAGACAAAGGTTGAAATCCGGGGACAAAGGCGACCGCTATCGCTTGTACAGCACCATTCCGCCTGCTCCGTTCTCATGTAAATTCCCTGAGAGAAGAAAAAACAAAAGATTAGCTAATGTAAGCTGATCAGAGGTAAAGGATAGTGCATATTGCACCACAGCTGGATGATGATATATATACACATACTGTCCCAATTCACCTAGTTAAAAGAAAAAAAGCTTTCTGGCATCAATGTGCCAGAAAGCTTTTTTTGATTTATTTTACTGTGATCGTCCCGTAGTACATGTACATGCCACAATTATACTCATATATGCCCGGTTTCAAGTCCTGGACGGTAAAATAATTATTTTCGTGATCCAGGTAAACGTCCATTCCGATCTTCAACGACTGTACTTCATCAATGCAAGTAAAAGACGTCATTTTCTTGAAATTGATCTTGGTTGGAACGCCGGCTTTCACTTCAATATTTTTAGGATAGAAACCATCCCCTTTTACACCCACTGTCACAATCTCGTATTTGGCTTCATCTGGCTCTTCCTGAGCTTGTTTAGGTTGAACGGCCGGAAACGACGACACGCTCCCCTGAAAATAAAACAAGACAAACCCGCCCATGATCAGGGCTACAAAACCAATCAGCATCAAATGCCAATGTTTAGAGATGAGTGTTTTCATTTCTATCAGCCCCCTCCAGTTGAATGTCTACATGAGCATGTGACGCATCAACTCTAACCAGTATATAAAAGTTAATCGAAATTTTAAATACCTTGTTTCAAAGCTTCTAGCAGATGAATCATATTATCCGACACGGTGATCATCACTAAATTTCCAGACCCGGATGATCCAGCTTATACAGATTACGGTACCGGGCATGATCGCGCCAAAGCTCATCATGACTGCCTCGCATGGAGATGGTGCCTTGTTCCATAAAGATCACCTCGTCCATATGCTTCATCCCCGTGAGATGATGAGTGATCCAGATCAATGTTTTGCCTTTCAGTACGCGAAACATCGTCTGCATAAGTTCATGCTCCGTCAGTGGATCAAGCCCCACTGTCGGCTCATCCAGCAAAACAATCGGATGGTTCTGTAGCAAAATCCGCGCCAGTGCAATGCGCTGTCTTTCTCCACCGGAAAAGCGAAGGCCCGTCTCCTGCATTCTTGTATCGTAACCCTCTGGTAAAGAATCAATCAGGGCTCCAAGCCCTACCTGCTCCGTCACTGCACGAACCTCATCCAGTGAAGCGTCGGGTCGTCCTAAACGAATGTTGTTGGCTACCGTCGTATCAAACAAATACGGTTGCTGGTTTAGCACCGCAAACAGACTGGAGTATGCTCCACCTGTAAATACGGGTACCCCTGCGACAGTGACGCTCCCTTCATCAGGTTGCAATGCTCCCTGAATCAGATTCAGCAGCGTAGACTTGCCCGCACCACTGCGGCCAAGCAATGCAACCTTCCCCCCCTGGGGTACGTGTAGGGAGATATTACGCACACTCCATTCCTGCGTTGCCGCATAGCAGTAGCTTACGTTGTTCAGCAGCAGGTCTCCCCCGTGGCTTAATCGCTGAGCTGTAGCCTGTTCTTCTTTAGTATCTGCTGCATCGTCTGCTGCTTGTCCTGCATCTGATCGTGCTGCAAGTGCAGATGTATCTTTCTCGGAATCCTTTAGCCGTCGAAGTGAATCCTGATACTCCGGCGCATGAACCACCGCTTCTCCAGCGCGAACGAAGGCATCCAGCAACGGAAAAGTTACTAGAGCAAAGGATGCCAGCCATGTGGCTTCAATGCGATTCTGTGCTACCAGCCCTCCGGCCCACACAGTCATAATTACAATTCCGCCGCCTACAAGGCATTGTGCGATCCAATGAGAACGCCACTCGTTCCGACGAAGTGAATTTTCCACCATGGCAGCCCTCTTGTGCCGTTGTGTAAAGGTGCTAAGGAAATGCCCAGTCCGTCCACTCAGCACCAGATCACTCATGCCGAACAAAGCATCCGTCAGTTCCTGATAGGCTTTACTCCGTTCCTGCTTGAACGTACGCCGTTTGGCGAGTGAGGTCCCAAGTGAGATAGCCGGGGCGATGAACAGCAAAAATCCCCCATATAGCGCCATCAGCAAGGCAAATGTTCCGTCCATCCAGCCAAGCGCCAAGATGCCTGCTGCATAAATCAGCAAAGCCGATAACGCAGGCAGAACCAGCTTCAGATAGATATTTTGAAGCTGCTCAATGTCCTCCGCCAGCAATCCCAATAGATCCCCTGTACGAAATTTGCTGCGAATCATCAGCGCCTGCGGTTCCACTGCCCGATACAAGCGTACCCGCATACGAGACACAAGGCGCAGCGCAGCATCATGGCCTACCAAGCGTTCCAGATACTGAATGACGGCTTTACTAAAACCAAACGTTCGCACAAGCACAATGGGCACATACACCATTAATATATTTTCAGGCTTTAAGGCCGAACGAGTAATCAGATGGCCGGACGTAAAGAGCAGCGCGCCTGCACACCCAATGGACAGCGCACCCAAAAGAGCTGCTGCTAGAAAGGCCCAAAAATAGTGTTTCAGATAAGGCAAAAACCAGCCTTGGCTACTATTGTCCGTTGCTCTCATATCGTCCGTCCCCTCCTTCCGACATTCCCGTCAGCAATCGGTAATATTCTCCCTTTTGGGCAACTAGTTGCTGATGGGAACCTACCTCTTCCAGACGGCCTTGATTCATCATCCAGACACAGTCCATATCCGGCATCCAATGCAGCCGATGGGTGGCAAGAAACATTCTTTTGTGTTTCAATACGGACAAAATGGTCTGTTTTAACTCCCATTCTGTCTCAATATCCAAATGTGCCGTAGGCTCGTCCAATAAAATGATCGGACGGTTACTAAGCAAAGCCCGCGCCAAGGCAATCCGCTGCGCCTGCCCTCCACTCAATGTCCGACCTGCTTCCCCAATAGGCTCATCCAATCCACCCGGAAGGCCATTCACCAGTTCACGCAGTCCAACCGCGTCAATCGCCCACTCTACCTGCTGGTTGGATGCTTCCGGTTCATAAAAGCGAATATTATCTGCCAAAGTAGCGCTAAACAGGTAAGGATGCTGTGGAATATAGGCAATATGCCGTTGCCATTCAGCTTTGGTATCCACAGATAATCGGCATCCATTAAGGATCAGCTCACCGGAAGTGGGGTCAGTAAAGCCGCCAAGCAGACTAAGCAATGTCGTCTTGCCTGCACCGCTCGCTCCGACGATGCCAATCATGTTCATGTGCGGTTCAGCACTTGCAGACACATGTTCAAGCCGGGCGGAGCCGTCTTCATTAAGAAAACACACATCGGACAGCTTGAGGATGTCCTGCCCCGTGATGTCTAATCCTTTATCATTAGCTGTCTTCGGCTCTATCGTTTCATCCTCTGCAACGAGAATGGAGCGTATCGCTCCCCAAGCCTCCTTACCGTCCAATGAGGCGTGATAGTCTGATCCCAACTGGCGTATAGGCATAAAATATTCCGGTGCCAGAATAAGCACCGCAAGCGCTGCCTCCAGTCCCACCGAACCACTAATCAGACGCAGCCCCAAGCCTACTGCTACAAAAGCGACCGACAGCATGCTGAAAAAATCGAGGGCAAATGAAGAAAGAAACGCTACCCGCAGCGTACGCATCGTTGCCGTACGGTATTGGTCGCTGACCTTCCCTACGGTTTCCCCATGCGCCCGACTGCGTCCCAAAAACCTTAGTGTCTGTAGGCCACGCAACGAATCCGTGAAGTGATGTGATAATAGACGATAGGAACGCCACTGCTTGTCTGCCTGCTTTCGCGCCGCCAAGCCGAGTAAAATAAAGAAGCACACCAAAATCGGCATCGTAGTCGTCAAAATCACACCTGAAATCATATCTAATGTGAAAACATACACAAGCACCAGTAAGGTTACAGCCATCATGTCTATTATACGAGGAATGGATATTTCCAAATAATTGCGAAACCGATCCACACCATCCAGCGCTAGCGTCACCAACTTGCCGCTTCCTTCCTGCGCTGCAAAACCCGGACCCCGCTCGAACAAACGCGCAAGCAGACGCTCCCGTAAGGAAGCGCCTGCTGCTTCGGCGAAACGACCGGCTGTCCGGCGTTGCAGCCAGATCATCGTATGCCTCACTGCAAAAGCCGCGAAAAACAACGCCAGCGATGGCCAAGCCATTACCAGCGGATTTTTATTAAACAAAACCGTTACAGCCTTTGCCAAAAAGATGGCTTGTGTAATTACCGCTGCTCCCTGGAGCAGGGAAAGGGCGGCCAGCAGCAGCATTACTGGCCGAATGCCCTTTAATTCAAACCAGGCTTTATCCATTAGTATTCCAGATGATCCTTCTCACTGAGACGCTTATGGAAAACAAAATAGCTCCACGCCTGATAAGCCAACACAAAGGGTAAAAGCGTTGCTGCAACAATCGTCATGGCTTTCAGTGTGTAATGACTGGAGCTTGCATTATATATCGTCAAATCAAAAGCACTGTTGATCGAGCTCACCATAAATCTTGGGAACAAGCCAACGAATAACGAAACGAAGCTTAGCAAAATGATGACACCTGTCATTCCGAAAGCCCATCCTTCGCGGCGCTGCCTCAGGAAATACCATGTCAGCACATAGGCGAGAATTCCCACCGCAACCGCAACATACATAAAGGGACCGCGACGTACAAATAAATCCGTTGCAAAATATGTCCATACCACCATACCAGCAAGTAGAATTCCCAACACCGGAAGAAATTTGGACGCGATCACACGAGCACGATCCCTGACTTCACCAATCGTCCGCAGAGAAATGAACGTCAGCCCGTGCATGAGGCACATTCCGACCACTGTCAGTCCAATCCATACGGTGTATCCATTGAACACATCCAAAAATCCGGCTTTCAAATCCATGTTTTGCTGAATAGGTACACCTTTCACCAAAGCCGCAAAGGCCATACCAAACAGCATCGGCGGCAGGAAGCTGCCAATCAGAATGCAAGTATCCCACGTTCCTGTCCACCCTTTTCCTTCGGCCTTGCCACGGAACTCAAAGGAGACTCCTCGCAAGATCAAACCTAGCAAAATAAACACAAATACCAGATAATATCCGCTGAACATCGTTGCATAAAAATGCGGAAAGGCGGCAAACATCGCACCTGCTGCTGTAATCAGCCACACTTCGTTGGCATCCCAGAATGGACCAATCGTATTGATCATCAAACGTTTTTGTTGGTCATTACGCGGCACTAATCCTGTTGCCATCCCCACGCCAAAATCAAAGCCCTCTAGAAAAAAGAAGCCTGTAAACAACACTGCGATCAATAAGAACCATAAATCATTTAACGACAATGCTGTCACCTCCTTGAGCAAATGGATCATGAATGACTGTATGCTGATGCGGCTCAATATCTGGGCCTTTACGAGCGGTGCGAGCAAACAGGAATGCCAGTACACCCGTTAAAATGAGATACAGCGTCGTAAATGCAATCAGGGAGAACAGCACTTCTCCTGCTACAACGGTAGGTGAAACAGAATCTTTCGTTTGAAGCAAGCCAAACACAGTCCACGGCTGACGTCCCATTTCTGTCATGATCCAGCCTGCTGTATTCCCTATGAACGGGAGCGATATCCCCCACAGCATAAGGCGGAAGAACCAACGATGTGAGCCCTCCAATTT contains these protein-coding regions:
- the cydB gene encoding cytochrome d ubiquinol oxidase subunit II, translated to MSLNDLWFLLIAVLFTGFFFLEGFDFGVGMATGLVPRNDQQKRLMINTIGPFWDANEVWLITAAGAMFAAFPHFYATMFSGYYLVFVFILLGLILRGVSFEFRGKAEGKGWTGTWDTCILIGSFLPPMLFGMAFAALVKGVPIQQNMDLKAGFLDVFNGYTVWIGLTVVGMCLMHGLTFISLRTIGEVRDRARVIASKFLPVLGILLAGMVVWTYFATDLFVRRGPFMYVAVAVGILAYVLTWYFLRQRREGWAFGMTGVIILLSFVSLFVGLFPRFMVSSINSAFDLTIYNASSSHYTLKAMTIVAATLLPFVLAYQAWSYFVFHKRLSEKDHLEY
- a CDS encoding cupredoxin domain-containing protein, translating into MKTLISKHWHLMLIGFVALIMGGFVLFYFQGSVSSFPAVQPKQAQEEPDEAKYEIVTVGVKGDGFYPKNIEVKAGVPTKINFKKMTSFTCIDEVQSLKIGMDVYLDHENNYFTVQDLKPGIYEYNCGMYMYYGTITVK
- the cydC gene encoding thiol reductant ABC exporter subunit CydC, encoding MRATDNSSQGWFLPYLKHYFWAFLAAALLGALSIGCAGALLFTSGHLITRSALKPENILMVYVPIVLVRTFGFSKAVIQYLERLVGHDAALRLVSRMRVRLYRAVEPQALMIRSKFRTGDLLGLLAEDIEQLQNIYLKLVLPALSALLIYAAGILALGWMDGTFALLMALYGGFLLFIAPAISLGTSLAKRRTFKQERSKAYQELTDALFGMSDLVLSGRTGHFLSTFTQRHKRAAMVENSLRRNEWRSHWIAQCLVGGGIVIMTVWAGGLVAQNRIEATWLASFALVTFPLLDAFVRAGEAVVHAPEYQDSLRRLKDSEKDTSALAARSDAGQAADDAADTKEEQATAQRLSHGGDLLLNNVSYCYAATQEWSVRNISLHVPQGGKVALLGRSGAGKSTLLNLIQGALQPDEGSVTVAGVPVFTGGAYSSLFAVLNQQPYLFDTTVANNIRLGRPDASLDEVRAVTEQVGLGALIDSLPEGYDTRMQETGLRFSGGERQRIALARILLQNHPIVLLDEPTVGLDPLTEHELMQTMFRVLKGKTLIWITHHLTGMKHMDEVIFMEQGTISMRGSHDELWRDHARYRNLYKLDHPGLEI
- the cydD gene encoding thiol reductant ABC exporter subunit CydD, which translates into the protein MDKAWFELKGIRPVMLLLAALSLLQGAAVITQAIFLAKAVTVLFNKNPLVMAWPSLALFFAAFAVRHTMIWLQRRTAGRFAEAAGASLRERLLARLFERGPGFAAQEGSGKLVTLALDGVDRFRNYLEISIPRIIDMMAVTLLVLVYVFTLDMISGVILTTTMPILVCFFILLGLAARKQADKQWRSYRLLSHHFTDSLRGLQTLRFLGRSRAHGETVGKVSDQYRTATMRTLRVAFLSSFALDFFSMLSVAFVAVGLGLRLISGSVGLEAALAVLILAPEYFMPIRQLGSDYHASLDGKEAWGAIRSILVAEDETIEPKTANDKGLDITGQDILKLSDVCFLNEDGSARLEHVSASAEPHMNMIGIVGASGAGKTTLLSLLGGFTDPTSGELILNGCRLSVDTKAEWQRHIAYIPQHPYLFSATLADNIRFYEPEASNQQVEWAIDAVGLRELVNGLPGGLDEPIGEAGRTLSGGQAQRIALARALLSNRPIILLDEPTAHLDIETEWELKQTILSVLKHKRMFLATHRLHWMPDMDCVWMMNQGRLEEVGSHQQLVAQKGEYYRLLTGMSEGGDGRYESNGQ
- a CDS encoding ABC transporter permease, yielding MGSSTETASSADTTIPESNRGRPRKARGSKPERGEKGLWNSVKQQKYLYFMSIPFVIWVFVFSYFPLWGWTMAFQNYKPAKSFWDQKWVGLDNFIELFQDERFYLVLRNTLAMSLMGIVFGFVVPIFFAILLNELRGMLFKRVVQTVSYLPHFVSWVVVAGLVTKMLSIDGGIVNDILVALHIVDEPIQFMAKGSWFWYIVTASDIWKETGWNTIIYLAAITGIDQEQYEASRVDGASRWRQMWHITLPGIRSTIAILFIMAIGHLVSNGFEKQFLLGNSLVTDYSEVLDLYALNYGINLGRFSYGTAIGIFNSLVSILLLFTANGIFKKLTKESIM